CGATGGCGACAGTAAGTAAGCGTAGCGTATTTTGTGGACCTGTAGTTCCACCCTATTCCGACGAAGCCTTCACTACACTGTGCCTCCTGTTTGCGTTACGCCTCTTTAGAGCTCCATCTCGATGTGGATTCTACTACTCTTGTCTCTAACGGTCCTTGGCATGTGTGACTAGAACTATTTAAGCATATTACACTTCCTCGTGGAAACTCCTCACGTATCGCGTTGTAATCTGCTTAAAAGTTGCTTAGCAATCTTTTTCCGCATTAATCGCGCACATTCCTCATGAAGCAGAAACATTTGCCGCATGAAGCGAGCACATTTTCGCACGAAGCGGACACAGTTATCGAAATCAGTTATCGTGTATTGAATCGGATGCAGTAAAGATCcaggaagcagaaaataatattaacTTGAATAACAAACAGTAAACGGCGAACGGAGCTAGTGGCACCGTTCGCGACAGTAAGTAAGCGTATCGTAGTTTGTGGACTTATAGTTCCCTATTCCGACGAAGTCTCCGAACTACACTGTGCTACTTGGTTCCATTAGACTCCTTCAGGGCTCCAGCCCAATCCGGGTTCTGCTCCGGTCTTTGACATGTGTGGCAAGAGCTATTTAACTGCATCTTGCATCTGAAACTCCTAACCGAAcaagtggaaagaaaatacgCTGATGAGACAATGTATCGCCGGTGTCACTAGAAGTTCAATTCCGGCTGTGACCGCTTCCTAGATTAACTGATCGTTGGCGTCCTGGCGGTCGGCCGCGCGAGTTCCAATGAAGTGAACGGAAATGACTTAAACAATGAAGTAGAATGTAATAAGAACAAACACGCGCGCGTGTACGTTGTAACGATTAACAATGAGgatgaaatatattttttcttcaaccatAAAGTTGGTGAGAACCACAGACCTTGTAGCGGTTGTAGCCGGAAGAAGATTTGTGGAGGGACAATGGAGAAACCGCTGCAACAGCACCGAGCTGTATTTGGAGGACGAAGGCGCTCGAACGCGAGCGATGGAGGGATGCCCTACATCGCAGGCCAGAATCGCTCCTAGGATACCGGATACAGTAAAGTAGTGAAACTTCTAAACACAGTAAATATCTTATCGCCCATTTATTCCTACTTCTGTTGCCATTGCAATTAGCCATATTTTATACTAGTTTGCATGGGAACAACGCAAGAGTAACAATCTATACAAATACTATATAACAACAAATTCACAATATAAAACATCCCATCGACTACACTTCTGTCGAGCAGATACTCTACTGgtaataatgaaataatgttCCCTCCTCCAACTCATATATTTACGCTGTTGTATCGTTCGAAATTTGTACGATGATCGATTAGCATTAGATCGTGATGGTAGGTGTGCGGCGGCGACATGTGCTGCCCGCTGCTGCTCACGATGCTGCTCGTTAGCTTCTCCTCCTCTTTTGCCAAATAGCTATCAGCGATGTCTCGGTCAAGGCCCGTGTAGGTGAAGGTTTTCTCTAGATCCGAGTCCGACTTTCTTCTCGGTCGCTCCGCGTCCACACTGGTGCGCTCTTGGTTCATCCGCATCGTGGACCGCTTGCGATTGGTTCTGGCGATTTGCGCCTCCATGAGGGCACTCTCCGGATACGGTTGAGGGTGGGGTAATCCGTGTGGTAACAGGTTCGCGGGATACATCACTGTCGCGTTGCTAGCCATTGTCGACTGCATCCCTGGGTACATCGGAATCATTGACGGAAGCTGTAATCGTTACCAATTCGTCATTCAATAAAACGCACGGTGCGGTGCTACTTATTACCATTACCATACTTACGCCGTTGCCGGCTCCGGCAGGGACCAGAAGGAGGCGGTGCGAGTTTCCGCTACTGAAGTTGTCCTCAATGCGGTGTTTGCTGTCGCCACCGTACATCGAACCACAGCTTCGCTTTAGCATGGTCTGATACATCATATCCTTAATGCTTGGCTCCACGCGCAACGAGTTTATGTAGTCCTCCACCTTCTGCTGTGCCATAAACGCCTGCGAGTTACTGTGCATAACGTTATCGATCATCCGCCGCTTTGGTGCTGGTCTGTCGAAAATGGTGAAATACACcgagaaacaaacgaaatcaatATAGCCAAAGTAAGTTAAAAGTAATTAGGAACAATACGATAATTTAATACGCCGCTGttagagcagtcggtaacgctcgtcgatgtcacgcagctggcctgggtttgaatcccgggatcggttgttaCGGCAGCCGcccatggtttcgattcccgatactgGCGTGACAGGGTGGTGTTGGCACCACGCAACCCCGCCCGTTGAAACGAACCGTTGCGAAGAGCGCCAGAGATATCAAGATTGTCTCTGGCGCAGGTTAAGACCACTCAGCGGTTGTCaccaaataaaaagaagaaacctTGCGCGGCATATTGAACATAACCTAAACCCTGTGCTTTTCTCATTCGGATTCGACCAGAACGAAAGCAACAAGGGCGGTTGCTTTGAGCAAGCAGTGTACGCTTACGGCGCGTTCCGGGAGAGAAAATCGACCGCTCCGACTTTATACAAAGTCGGGCCGGTTTTGAAACGACTTGGGAGAAAGTggaggaaaaaaggggccGCCCGCTGTTGTGCGCGCACTCACCTGGAGCAGAGCTTGAGCGCCGAATAGTAGACGGAAAATACGCTGACGAGGAAGTGGATCGCCAGCGTCACTAGTagcccggttccggctgtTACAGCTCCCCAGATTAACTGATCAGttggccggacggacggtcggacgagcaagaaaaaaatgaatcaaaatgAAATCGGACATTAATGGACTGGAGCTACAAGTTGATAACAAATGTATGGTGTCTGGTGTGTGGATGCGTTGTAGAGGTGTATGTTCTCTCCCTACCTCATCCTGTTGCGCCATGTTGGCGTCCCGGACGGCACCGATGCCAGTGAGGGCGAGCCCGAGTGTGCTCGAGGCGACGCAAATCAGATTGACCGCCAGGAAGCCTGTCTTCGCCATCTTAATGTTCATCAATCCGAGCGATCCAGCGATACCGGCGATGGCCCCGCACCACAGGCCCGTACCGGCCATGGCTAGGGACGCGTTCCGCGCGATCACCATCCCGCCGAGCGCGGCCAACGTGACACTCAGCACCAGCTGTATCAGCCCGAGTCCGATCGTAGACGGaagcttgctgctgctgcgactgccgTGCTTGACCGGTGCACCGCCATCCGTGGCGAATAGCAGGCTGCCTAGCGGCACGCTCCCTGCAGCCGGTGCGCCCTTGCCGGGCGCGTCATGCGCTGCGCAGGCTTCCTGGGCAGCGACCGGCCCCTGCTTGGCAGAGCCGGGCTTCGCTTCCGTCTTGCTTTTTTGGGCTGcggcttttttgtgtgcgctttggccgctggccactggcgcTCCCGGGCTTCGTGGATcgctttggttttgttcggGGTCGGAtacggcagcggcggcggccacgacgtGTTTCGCGTCAGTTCCGCTACTATTGGTTCCTGCCACACTGTTATCCttgccagcggcggcggcaacggcggcgacggcagcggtcTCAGGCGTGCTGTAAAAGTGGTCCGAGTCCAGGTACCCGTCGTGCTTGGATATGATCGATATCTGCGAGTCGGTGAGACTGTTCTTTACgttgttcgcgttcgcgttttCGAAGGCGGCCCGCGTCGCTGACAGGAGCTCGTCGCGCCGCTCCTCGTCCATCGTGTCGGCCGCCTCGAGCCGGTCCATCAGCGACACGCTCGTGTGCATCTCGTCGATCTCCTTCCGTATCTCTCGCTCGAGCTGCTCCATGCTCCTTGCTCCAGTAGCTCCTGTAGagggcttccggaaggtgcTGGTCAGTCCCCGCGTGTGATTCGGCGCCAACGTAGGCGTTTACATCACTACCGTACACCGGAAATTGAGatgctggctgctgttggcgTTAGCGCTACAACGAAGAGAGTGGCGATTTTGGTGACTATTTCACAATTGTTGGCCCCTTGGCCAAGCTCGGTTTTCGCGACTCGGGCCAGAGCAGTAGCGACCACTAGGGCCCCCTCGGAGTAACGGAGcgtagaaaatgaaaataactGGCAAGATGCTGCGTCACGGAGACAAGAGTCTGTTCGATGGCGAATTCTCCGGAATCGACAATCTGTTGCTCAGTAAATGAACGTGGTAACTTTTAAGAGtccactgctgctgcataGTGCTACaatgctggccaataaaataagtAATGGTGTAAAGCTGATACAATTCGGACTGCACTCAAACCACTAATAAACCAATGATCACCAAACTGATACTGTACTTAAATACAGTAGTTTACGTCATTTGTTAGCTATGTTGGTAGTATTTATCTTAAAAGTTATAGGTGTGTTACCGCTTATTTTGGTAGCAGTTTGATATGGCTTGGTAAAAAAATAGATAATTCGTTGTGTACGCTGCAATTTCACCCGACTTCTTGAAAGGAATTGGTTCATTTGAtcttgctgcaatcaattttcaattgtgaattTAAACAAATCGTTGTTTCCGGGTATAAAATCCAAAATGGGCACTAAGAAAAACCAATCCAACGACAGATCATCGCGTATCACTTTTGGCCAAAGGGGACCCGTTTGGCTCGTCCAGAACGATTTGCACAAtaatattaggtgtatgcgttgaaatttatcgtttacatatagggggcgctactgttggatagaaggcacaaatgtcatcaaataactgtcaaatgtcaagcttaggcatctgtcaacaaatctgcatcatcacatttgtcaatttttccattgtgagattgttattaacacgaaaccatgtgcgaattcgagccaacaaagcgtcatttgcgggaagtgttgttgtgtcacttccatctgaagaaaactgcagccgaagcatgccggttgcttcaggaggcttatggcgatgctgttatatgcgaagccacttgtcgtaattggtttcggcgcttcaaaagtggtgatttttgcactgaggacaaggagcacccgggaccagcgaagacgttcgcagatgaagagttggaagcattgctggaagatgacccgtgccaaacacaacaacagcttgcagatgcatgtggagtggaccaaacaacaatttccagacgtttgaaagcgttgggaatggtccaaaagctgggaaactggctgccttacgagttgaagccaagggatgtggaacgccgtttgtgcatgagtgaacaactgctacaacgacacacccgcaaaggttttttgcatcgagtagttactggcgatgaaaagtgggttcattatgataatcccaagcgcaaaaaatcgtatggatacccgggtcatgcgacaacatcgacggccaagcggaacttccatggatccaagcttctgctctgcatttggtgggaccagcgtggcgtaatttattatgagctgctgaagccaaatgaaacaattaccggagaccgctaccgactccaactaatgcgtttgaaccgatcattgaaggagaaacggccagaatatggccaaaggcataacacgatcattctgcagcacgacaatgctcggccgcatgtcgcgcaaccagtaaagacataccttgaaacgctgaaatgggaggtcctaccccacccgccgtattccccggatctggctccttcggattaccatcttttcaggtcaatggcacatgcattagctgaggaacgcttcacttcgtatgaagattgtaaaaattggattgatcagtggatcgccttaaaagataaggcattcttccgcgatggaattcgacaattgccagaaagatggcaaaaagtagtggctagcgacggacactacttcgattgactagtttgttaagagttttgaacaataaacgattcaatttggtaaaaaaacgataaatttctatgcatactcctaataaataacattattagcCCGAAACCTGTCCATAGGCGGTTGCAAGAAGCTAATCTACCAGGGCGAATTGCAACAAAAGTGCCACtattgagcaaaaaaaaatttgcagATGAGGAACCAGTTTGTTGctcaatatcgttcttgggaaggtCTTtgaaggttacgaaaaattggcaaaacattttatggagcgacgaaaccaaaataaatttgtttggttCGCACTTTCAGGCTGGAATGTTCGACGACCTGCTGACAAATAGCTCCATTCcaggtttacaaaaaaaaactgtaaaacatgaaggtggaagtatcatgatttggggatatttttcatGCTATGGTATAGGTGCCCATTTCAGAATAAAGAGCACCTTGAATGCTCTCGAGTATAAATTAATCATGAACAACGTTATGCTACCTtacgcagaagaaaacatgccactgagatgggtatttcaacaaaaaatcgatcccAAGCATACCTCGAAGCTTATGAAATCATGgttgaaaacttgtggaataccttgaagcaaaagttagctgggcaaaatttttcaaac
Above is a genomic segment from Anopheles bellator chromosome X, idAnoBellAS_SP24_06.2, whole genome shotgun sequence containing:
- the LOC131213558 gene encoding uncharacterized protein LOC131213558, with amino-acid sequence MEQLEREIRKEIDEMHTSVSLMDRLEAADTMDEERRDELLSATRAAFENANANNVKNSLTDSQISIISKHDGYLDSDHFYSTPETAAVAAVAAAAGKDNSVAGTNSSGTDAKHVVAAAAAVSDPEQNQSDPRSPGAPVASGQSAHKKAAAQKSKTEAKPGSAKQGPVAAQEACAAHDAPGKGAPAAGSVPLGSLLFATDGGAPVKHGSRSSSKLPSTIGLGLIQLVLSVTLAALGGMVIARNASLAMAGTGLWCGAIAGIAGSLGLMNIKMAKTGFLAVNLICVASSTLGLALTGIGAVRDANMAQQDELIWGAVTAGTGLLVTLAIHFLVSVFSVYYSALKLCSRPAPKRRMIDNVMHSNSQAFMAQQKVEDYINSLRVEPSIKDMMYQTMLKRSCGSMYGGDSKHRIEDNFSSGNSHRLLLVPAGAGNGLPSMIPMYPGMQSTMASNATVMYPANLLPHGLPHPQPYPESALMEAQIARTNRKRSTMRMNQERTSVDAERPRRKSDSDLEKTFTYTGLDRDIADSYLAKEEEKLTSSIVSSSGQHMSPPHTYHHDLMLIDHRTNFERYNSVNI